A window of the Serratia sarumanii genome harbors these coding sequences:
- a CDS encoding alpha/beta hydrolase — protein sequence MSYADSVNPNAPVSMIDKWDKTFAESQKVDHRKVSFQNRYGITLVGDLYLPKDRGDRKLAAIAVSGPFGAVKEQSSGMYAQTLAEQGFVTLAFDPSYTGESGGYPRNVASPDINTEDFSAAVDFLGLQKEVDRNRIGLLGICGWGGMALNDAAMDTRVKAVATSVMYDMSRAMSHGVGDGKDRYSTADRRAVLQYLNEQRWKDAESGTFARGGHDINVDSNGKVSAGERILPETLPADPHPVLKEFFDYYRMPRGFHERSVNSTGAWTATMPLSFMNMPLLSYASEITIPTLIVTGEKAHSRYFAEDAYKAVGSKEKELVIVPGANHVDLYDNAAGKIPFAKFEQFFKANLK from the coding sequence ATGAGTTATGCTGATTCAGTCAATCCGAATGCTCCTGTTTCGATGATCGATAAATGGGACAAGACGTTTGCCGAGAGCCAGAAAGTCGATCATCGTAAGGTCTCGTTTCAAAATCGATATGGGATCACCTTAGTGGGCGACCTTTATCTCCCCAAAGATCGTGGCGATCGCAAGCTGGCGGCGATTGCCGTCAGCGGGCCTTTTGGCGCGGTGAAGGAGCAATCCAGCGGCATGTATGCGCAAACGCTGGCGGAACAGGGATTTGTTACCCTGGCGTTCGACCCTTCTTATACGGGGGAAAGCGGCGGCTATCCGCGTAACGTCGCCTCGCCGGATATCAACACGGAAGATTTCAGCGCGGCGGTAGATTTCTTGGGGCTGCAAAAAGAGGTGGATCGCAACCGTATTGGGCTGCTCGGCATTTGCGGCTGGGGCGGCATGGCGTTAAACGACGCCGCGATGGATACCCGCGTCAAAGCGGTGGCCACCAGCGTGATGTACGACATGAGCCGGGCGATGAGCCATGGCGTAGGTGATGGCAAAGACCGTTATTCGACCGCCGACCGTCGTGCCGTTCTGCAGTATCTGAATGAACAACGCTGGAAGGATGCGGAAAGCGGAACGTTCGCACGAGGTGGCCATGATATTAACGTCGACAGCAATGGCAAGGTCAGCGCGGGTGAGCGCATTCTGCCAGAAACCCTGCCGGCCGATCCGCATCCGGTGCTGAAGGAGTTCTTTGATTACTACCGCATGCCGCGCGGTTTCCACGAACGCTCCGTTAACTCGACCGGGGCGTGGACGGCAACGATGCCGCTGTCGTTTATGAATATGCCGCTGCTGAGCTACGCCAGCGAAATTACTATCCCGACGCTTATCGTGACCGGTGAAAAAGCCCATTCACGCTATTTTGCCGAAGATGCTTATAAGGCGGTCGGCAGTAAAGAAAAAGAGCTGGTGATTGTCCCCGGTGCAAATCATGTGGACCTGTACGACAATGCGGCCGGTAAAATACCTTTCGCTAAGTTCGAACAATTTTTCAAAGCCAATCTGAAATAG
- a CDS encoding SIR2 family protein, protein MSVPQTLIDKIKRGRVVLFLGSGALIGAKLKKFDVPKGNDLGNLISDRFLNGDYKYESLTQIADLAISEHGIIDVQEFIREIFEDLEVNDFHKIIPDFQWKAIFSTNYDRMIEFCYETKKTNQTLSIHLSNNDGFQEGEKTTDILNFVKLHGCITRTRDPDLPLILTVEQFNEYENNRNLLFKYLYELAIEYSIVFIGHSLQDANIRHIISMVNNNVPQGQRHYLLKPGIKDPEINLWASKKINALDFTFEDFLRKVNDLIPLSERFNYLITPISNNAIQKIFVTNAPPSEELNRILTDSIQYIHSDMNVEHFNPKEFYKGSDLGWYAQSAELAIKRTLLDRFLEEIILKPETERSDITELILLKGEAGSGKTVFLRQVAWEMRVMDFGCALWVNNGDNLTVEIIKEIIEKTNERIFIFWDDASLHANKMAALINSAVKSELKITIITAERYNEWSQRCDLLKESITEVYSLRNLSEFEVASLVEKLEIHDCLGPNLINKTKAERIQEFIVNSERQLLVALHEATMGEPFEDIIFNEYESIYPIQARTIYRTICTLNRLRVPVRAGLIARIFGINFSDFKQQFFTPLEKIVLWDSEGNDDYHYRARHAEIAEIVFNRAFGSTLEKYNEYTQILDKINIAFESDRISFRQFMRAKSLHEIFPDYQDVNGIYQKALKTIGEDPYLLQQMANFERIRPNGNLSLAIELLESAKEKAPYDSSIIHTMATVWRDKANNSNEAYDRIKFRGEARHLLQEAQRRWGGSPYISTTLLELSIDNFEDNMKDDNVSGKVIDDLIRRIEEEITISKQKYPDETMLSNLEARFAGIMNDDGRILSSLISAFNDNSRDPFIAIRLSKIYIDKGDFNEASKVLTQALERRRSDHRLNYQYAELLRIMDPSKRASLIYYYRRAFTPNDQNFQAQFWFARFAYESNDIKDTSLSADIFDYLRTARISKDDRFKIRDYIGGQVCATIFRGSLKGVNSGFGFVTVDGSGKDIFFPRSEVQNDLWEALKAGDRLKFNIGFNYAGPVACNIIPS, encoded by the coding sequence ATGAGCGTACCGCAGACACTAATTGATAAAATAAAAAGAGGAAGAGTTGTACTATTTCTAGGCTCTGGAGCTTTGATTGGCGCAAAATTAAAAAAGTTTGATGTCCCCAAAGGGAATGATTTAGGAAATCTAATATCTGATCGGTTTCTTAATGGTGATTATAAATATGAGTCACTAACTCAAATTGCAGACCTCGCAATTTCAGAGCATGGTATCATTGATGTTCAGGAGTTTATACGAGAAATATTTGAAGATCTTGAGGTTAATGATTTCCATAAAATCATCCCAGATTTTCAATGGAAAGCAATTTTCTCCACCAATTATGATCGAATGATAGAGTTTTGTTACGAAACAAAAAAAACCAATCAAACACTCTCTATTCATTTATCTAATAATGATGGATTTCAAGAGGGTGAGAAAACTACTGATATACTGAATTTTGTAAAGCTGCATGGATGCATTACCAGAACTAGAGACCCCGATTTGCCACTTATTTTAACGGTGGAACAATTTAATGAATATGAAAATAATAGAAATTTACTATTTAAATATTTATATGAATTAGCAATAGAGTATAGCATTGTATTTATAGGTCATAGTTTACAAGATGCCAATATAAGACATATTATATCAATGGTTAATAACAATGTTCCTCAGGGGCAGAGACATTATCTATTAAAACCAGGCATTAAGGATCCAGAAATTAATTTGTGGGCTTCAAAAAAAATAAATGCTTTAGATTTTACATTTGAAGATTTTTTAAGGAAAGTGAATGATTTAATTCCTTTATCTGAAAGATTTAACTATCTTATTACTCCAATATCGAATAATGCGATTCAAAAAATATTTGTAACTAATGCCCCCCCATCAGAAGAGCTAAACAGGATACTTACTGACAGTATACAATATATACATTCTGACATGAATGTAGAACATTTCAACCCTAAGGAATTTTACAAAGGGTCAGATTTAGGTTGGTATGCACAAAGTGCAGAATTAGCCATTAAAAGAACGTTGTTAGATCGTTTCTTAGAAGAAATAATATTAAAGCCTGAAACTGAGAGAAGTGATATTACAGAGTTAATTTTACTTAAGGGCGAAGCAGGTTCAGGGAAAACGGTTTTCCTCAGGCAAGTTGCTTGGGAAATGAGAGTTATGGATTTCGGATGCGCGCTTTGGGTCAACAACGGAGATAATTTAACCGTCGAAATTATTAAAGAAATAATAGAAAAAACTAATGAAAGGATATTTATCTTTTGGGATGACGCGTCATTGCACGCAAACAAAATGGCTGCGCTTATTAATAGCGCTGTAAAATCCGAATTAAAAATAACAATCATAACTGCAGAAAGATATAATGAATGGAGCCAACGTTGCGATTTACTTAAGGAATCAATTACTGAAGTGTATTCATTGCGTAACCTGAGTGAGTTCGAGGTAGCTAGTTTAGTAGAAAAGCTTGAGATTCATGATTGCTTGGGCCCTAATCTTATAAATAAAACTAAAGCTGAGCGCATACAAGAATTTATTGTTAATTCAGAACGGCAGTTATTAGTTGCTTTACATGAAGCAACTATGGGTGAGCCATTTGAAGATATTATCTTTAATGAATATGAATCTATATATCCTATTCAGGCTAGAACAATCTATCGTACAATTTGTACGTTAAACAGATTACGTGTCCCAGTTAGAGCCGGTCTAATCGCAAGGATTTTTGGCATTAACTTTTCAGATTTCAAACAACAATTCTTTACTCCATTAGAAAAGATAGTTTTATGGGATTCTGAAGGGAATGATGATTACCATTACAGAGCTCGACACGCCGAAATAGCAGAAATTGTATTTAATCGTGCATTCGGTAGTACTTTAGAAAAATATAATGAATATACCCAAATATTAGATAAAATAAATATTGCGTTTGAATCTGATCGGATTTCATTCAGACAGTTTATGCGCGCAAAATCACTCCATGAGATTTTTCCTGACTATCAAGACGTAAATGGTATTTATCAAAAGGCTTTGAAAACTATCGGAGAAGACCCGTATTTGCTGCAACAAATGGCAAACTTTGAAAGAATACGGCCAAATGGGAATTTATCACTTGCGATCGAATTGCTAGAAAGTGCTAAGGAAAAAGCACCTTATGATAGTAGCATAATTCATACAATGGCTACTGTATGGCGAGACAAAGCCAATAATAGCAATGAAGCCTACGACCGGATAAAGTTTCGTGGAGAGGCTCGTCATTTATTACAGGAAGCACAAAGACGTTGGGGTGGAAGCCCATATATTTCTACAACTCTTTTAGAGTTGTCTATCGATAACTTTGAAGATAATATGAAGGATGACAATGTTTCTGGTAAAGTTATAGATGATCTTATTCGAAGGATTGAGGAAGAAATTACTATTAGTAAGCAAAAATATCCAGACGAAACAATGCTTTCTAACTTAGAGGCTAGGTTTGCTGGGATTATGAATGATGATGGAAGAATTTTAAGTTCACTTATTTCTGCTTTTAATGATAACTCCAGGGATCCTTTTATCGCAATACGACTCTCAAAAATTTATATTGATAAAGGTGATTTTAACGAAGCCTCAAAGGTACTTACGCAGGCTTTAGAAAGAAGAAGAAGCGATCACCGATTGAATTACCAATATGCTGAGCTTCTCAGAATAATGGATCCCTCGAAAAGAGCTTCGTTAATTTATTATTATAGAAGGGCGTTTACTCCAAACGACCAGAATTTTCAAGCGCAATTCTGGTTTGCACGTTTCGCATATGAGTCAAATGATATCAAAGATACTTCTTTATCTGCTGATATTTTCGATTATCTCCGCACCGCTAGAATATCAAAAGATGATCGGTTTAAAATCAGAGATTATATAGGTGGACAAGTTTGTGCAACTATTTTCAGAGGGAGTTTGAAAGGGGTTAATAGTGGATTTGGGTTTGTGACAGTCGATGGAAGTGGAAAGGATATTTTTTTCCCTCGCTCTGAGGTACAAAACGATCTTTGGGAGGCATTGAAGGCAGGCGACAGGTTGAAATTTAATATAGGTTTCAATTATGCAGGCCCCGTAGCATGTAATATCATCCCTTCTTAG
- a CDS encoding DUF5375 family protein has product MNTSSCLPIEVRTAVFRRAVAQAYLDTCAFYRVSLGYTLDELQMTIALRLEGHFVHQYGPEDGMDMACTMLSDMVQPDVLVAAPRLTALGQKMMDELCCERLSAAQNATVH; this is encoded by the coding sequence ATGAATACCTCATCCTGTTTACCGATTGAAGTCCGTACCGCCGTTTTCCGCCGCGCCGTGGCGCAGGCCTATCTGGATACCTGCGCCTTTTACCGGGTGAGCCTCGGATACACGCTGGACGAGCTGCAGATGACGATTGCCCTGCGTCTGGAGGGGCACTTTGTGCATCAGTACGGCCCGGAGGATGGCATGGACATGGCGTGCACCATGCTGAGCGACATGGTGCAGCCGGACGTTCTGGTGGCCGCGCCGCGCCTGACTGCGCTGGGGCAAAAGATGATGGACGAACTGTGCTGCGAGCGCCTGTCGGCGGCACAGAACGCCACCGTACACTGA
- a CDS encoding MFS transporter → MTLCVFVLIASEFMPVSLLTPIARDLDVTEGLAGQGIAISGALAVLTSLTLSTLAGNVNRKYLLLGMTILMAVSGLVIALASNYLMYMAGRAMIGIAIGGFWSMSAATAIRLVPQHQVTRALAIFNAGNALATVVAAPLGSYLGATIGWRGAFLCLVPVAAAAFIWQCVSLPGMNGNNNPASRGSVLRLFSRPVVSIGMLACGLFFMGQFALFTYVRPFLELVTRVDFSGLSLILLVIGVAGFIGTLVVPAFLNRKFYLTLMAIPGLMAVIAIALILAGHHVWAVSLLLGLWGMLATAAPTGWWTWITRTLPEDAEAGGGLMVAVIQLSIALGSTAGGMMFDSLGWRSTFGLSGLLLLGAVAMAFLTSRQNSNTY, encoded by the coding sequence ATGACCCTGTGCGTCTTTGTGCTGATTGCATCGGAATTTATGCCCGTCAGCCTGCTTACGCCGATTGCCCGTGATTTAGACGTGACGGAGGGGCTGGCGGGACAGGGAATTGCCATCTCCGGCGCGCTGGCCGTCCTGACCAGCCTGACGCTTTCGACGTTGGCTGGAAATGTGAATCGCAAGTACTTACTGCTGGGGATGACGATTCTGATGGCCGTGTCGGGGCTCGTTATCGCACTGGCTTCCAACTATCTGATGTATATGGCAGGCCGCGCGATGATAGGTATTGCGATCGGTGGATTCTGGTCGATGTCTGCGGCAACGGCAATTCGTCTGGTGCCACAGCATCAGGTTACGCGTGCGCTGGCTATTTTCAACGCCGGCAATGCGCTGGCGACGGTAGTGGCAGCGCCGCTGGGTAGCTATCTTGGAGCGACCATCGGATGGCGAGGCGCTTTCTTGTGCCTGGTCCCCGTCGCGGCCGCGGCCTTTATCTGGCAGTGCGTGAGTCTGCCGGGTATGAACGGCAATAATAACCCTGCGTCACGCGGATCCGTATTGCGCCTGTTCAGTCGCCCTGTTGTCTCCATTGGCATGCTGGCTTGTGGCCTGTTCTTTATGGGGCAGTTTGCGTTATTTACCTATGTGCGTCCGTTTCTGGAGTTGGTGACGCGGGTTGATTTCTCTGGCTTGTCGCTAATTTTACTGGTTATCGGTGTGGCCGGTTTTATTGGCACGCTGGTTGTCCCGGCATTCCTCAATAGGAAATTCTATCTAACGCTGATGGCCATTCCTGGGCTGATGGCTGTCATTGCCATCGCCCTGATTCTTGCCGGGCATCACGTTTGGGCTGTCTCGTTGCTGTTAGGCCTCTGGGGCATGCTGGCAACCGCCGCGCCAACGGGATGGTGGACATGGATTACACGCACGCTGCCCGAGGATGCGGAAGCCGGAGGCGGCCTGATGGTTGCGGTGATTCAGCTCTCGATTGCCCTTGGTTCAACGGCAGGTGGCATGATGTTTGACAGCCTGGGATGGCGAAGTACTTTTGGCTTGAGTGGCTTATTACTTCTTGGTGCGGTAGCGATGGCGTTTCTTACGTCCCGTCAAAATAGCAATACGTACTAG
- a CDS encoding LysR family transcriptional regulator, which yields MAKRENYNELYLFMQVVREGSFTAAAHRLGLAQSGISRSVRELEERLGVQLLVRTTRKLSLTQAGEQLYQKTESGFDTLDLGLATLAHYRETPSGTVRINASQHAIDKCLLPKLAVFKQRYPDIRLELMNESRFVDIIEERFDAGVRLGPEVGQGMVAVRITPDMEMAIVGTPEHFRRYGFPQNPADLKTHPCIAYQLADGSLYQWELHQDDKKITHRPEGQWALSDSYMEAEAARLGLGLAYVPVELVADDLERGALIRVLQRYSLRMEGLFLYYPHRNVSPALRMVIETLKI from the coding sequence ATGGCAAAAAGGGAGAACTACAACGAGCTTTACCTGTTTATGCAGGTGGTACGGGAAGGCAGTTTTACCGCTGCGGCTCACAGGCTTGGCCTGGCTCAATCGGGGATAAGCCGTTCTGTTCGCGAGCTTGAAGAAAGGTTAGGTGTCCAGCTACTGGTGCGTACCACGCGTAAGCTATCGCTGACGCAAGCGGGTGAGCAGCTCTATCAGAAAACGGAGTCCGGATTTGATACCTTAGATCTTGGGCTTGCGACACTGGCGCATTATCGTGAGACCCCTTCCGGCACGGTCCGCATCAATGCCAGCCAGCACGCGATTGATAAATGCCTGCTGCCAAAGCTTGCGGTATTTAAACAGCGCTATCCTGATATCAGGCTCGAACTCATGAACGAGAGCCGGTTCGTCGATATTATCGAGGAAAGATTCGATGCAGGCGTCCGTCTTGGGCCTGAAGTAGGCCAGGGCATGGTCGCGGTGCGCATTACGCCCGATATGGAGATGGCGATTGTGGGGACTCCTGAACATTTTCGTCGTTACGGTTTTCCACAAAATCCTGCGGATTTAAAGACACATCCCTGTATCGCCTATCAGCTTGCCGACGGCAGCCTATACCAGTGGGAACTCCATCAGGATGATAAAAAAATCACTCATCGGCCGGAAGGGCAATGGGCCTTATCTGACAGCTATATGGAGGCAGAAGCCGCGCGGCTGGGCCTGGGGCTGGCCTATGTTCCTGTCGAGTTGGTTGCCGATGATTTAGAGCGTGGAGCACTTATCAGGGTATTACAGCGTTACAGCCTGCGAATGGAAGGGTTATTTCTTTATTATCCCCATCGCAATGTATCCCCCGCCCTAAGAATGGTCATTGAGACATTGAAAATTTGA
- a CDS encoding ogr/Delta-like zinc finger family protein, protein MMRCPLCTHASYTRTSRYITERTKEAYYQCQSLTCSCTFKTVESVDKILCQPIQAQPVDENALPPPEKRTLNRYRRYNSNPTLH, encoded by the coding sequence ATGATGCGCTGCCCGCTGTGCACCCATGCGTCCTATACCCGCACCAGTCGCTATATCACGGAGCGGACGAAAGAGGCGTATTACCAATGTCAGAGCCTGACCTGTTCTTGCACATTCAAGACGGTGGAAAGCGTCGATAAAATCCTGTGCCAGCCGATACAGGCGCAACCGGTCGATGAGAACGCCCTGCCACCGCCCGAGAAACGGACGTTGAACCGCTATCGCCGCTACAACAGCAACCCTACCCTGCACTAA
- a CDS encoding TM2 domain-containing protein gives MSRKDKLAAALLAIFLGGLGIHKFYLGMKWWGLFYLLFCWTGIPAIVGFIEGIIYLFQSEEKFNQKYNPGLI, from the coding sequence ATGAGCAGAAAAGACAAGCTCGCGGCGGCCCTGCTGGCCATCTTCCTGGGTGGGCTGGGCATTCACAAGTTTTACTTAGGGATGAAGTGGTGGGGGCTGTTCTACCTGCTGTTCTGCTGGACGGGGATCCCGGCGATTGTCGGCTTTATCGAAGGCATTATTTATCTGTTCCAATCGGAAGAGAAATTCAATCAGAAATACAATCCTGGTCTGATTTAA
- a CDS encoding host cell division inhibitor Icd-like protein yields the protein MATTLTPTHPTYCFLFAAVRRAALTASPRMVRTVADSERNARRVLARDYVLSFAGRLAVKAVA from the coding sequence ATGGCTACGACCCTCACCCCGACTCACCCGACATACTGCTTTTTGTTTGCGGCCGTGCGCCGTGCTGCGCTGACGGCTTCACCGCGTATGGTGCGCACCGTGGCGGATAGCGAACGCAATGCCCGCCGCGTGCTGGCCCGTGATTACGTGTTGTCCTTTGCCGGTCGTCTGGCGGTTAAGGCGGTGGCATGA
- the cybB gene encoding cytochrome b561: MPWQIRLHWLVAILLVITCVTIELRGFAEPGSAPWYVLVVTHFSCGVTVFALMIARLFLRWRHPSPAIAPKPPKWQTGLAHLTHTLIYLLLLTLPVLGVYSRYLGGKEWYLFGLSMPFADVADRPQARMIIGWHKTLASFGYWLIGLHAAAALFHHYIVKDNALVRMLPLMKKR; the protein is encoded by the coding sequence ATGCCGTGGCAAATTCGCCTGCACTGGCTGGTGGCGATCCTGCTGGTCATCACCTGTGTCACCATCGAGCTGCGCGGCTTTGCCGAACCGGGCAGCGCCCCCTGGTACGTGCTGGTTGTCACCCACTTCAGCTGCGGCGTAACGGTGTTCGCGCTGATGATCGCCCGCCTGTTCCTGCGCTGGCGCCACCCTTCGCCCGCCATCGCGCCCAAACCGCCTAAGTGGCAAACCGGCCTGGCGCACCTGACGCACACCCTGATTTACCTGCTGCTGTTGACGCTGCCGGTGCTGGGGGTGTATTCGCGCTATCTGGGCGGCAAGGAGTGGTATCTGTTCGGCCTGTCGATGCCGTTCGCCGACGTGGCCGATCGGCCGCAGGCGCGGATGATTATCGGCTGGCACAAAACGCTGGCGTCATTCGGCTACTGGCTGATCGGCCTGCATGCCGCCGCCGCGCTGTTTCACCACTACATCGTCAAGGACAATGCGCTGGTGCGCATGCTGCCGTTGATGAAAAAGCGCTGA
- a CDS encoding helix-turn-helix transcriptional regulator, translating to MLTVSTPTPSTLSPVLPGGYTPRERFIRLPEVLYTTGLSRSTVYEMMSRKQFPAQVSLGGKNVAWLASEVEQWMDERIANRHQGAAV from the coding sequence ATGTTGACCGTTTCCACCCCCACCCCATCCACTCTGTCGCCGGTGCTTCCTGGCGGTTACACCCCGCGCGAGCGCTTTATTCGCCTGCCGGAAGTGCTCTACACCACCGGCCTGTCCCGCTCCACCGTGTACGAGATGATGAGCCGTAAGCAGTTCCCGGCCCAGGTCTCCCTCGGCGGTAAAAACGTCGCCTGGCTGGCCTCCGAGGTCGAGCAGTGGATGGATGAACGTATCGCCAACCGTCACCAGGGGGCCGCCGTATGA
- a CDS encoding primase-like DNA-binding domain-containing protein, with protein MSAQFVSQTVRTATGHWPVILPALGIALQPNGKPQSCPTCGGKDRFRFDNQDGRGTWFCNQCGAGDGLNLVEKALSLSAKAAAEQVAAVMGENTNGLPPAAETAHSPQDKAKAQHKAARQAQALVAAAQCKSGNAYLSAKGWPEVDTLTLHGQSLRVGGITFQPGELLLPLYNAGGEVVNVQLINAAGDKRMLAGGQVKAACHILNGPDNAVIWLTEGYATGLTVHRLTGETVCVALSANNLAAVAEQLRSHYPDARLLLAADNDRSGTGQTRAAEAATLTGGAPALPPTEGDWNDVYCQQGAESTRAQLQALSQPPQPSPFDTLSDADLKAMSASEKAELLAEHYGNTLAVPPVGEELCRYTRGAWQVLPHRQLSREIAALFQKVRAPFSAAGINSILDTLKLMVPQMGEPARRLIGFRNGVFDIVSGQFSAHRQEHWLRTVNSVDYTPPRAGENLADHAPHFWQWLTRAAGGNHDKQERILAALFMVLANRYDWQLFLEVTGPGGSGKSVMAAIARLLAGADNTTSATIDNLESARERASVVGYSLIILPDQEKWSGDGAGIKAITGGDAVAIDPKYRDAYAAHIPAVILAVNNNPMQFSDRSGGVSRRRVIITFPDAIPLAERDPQLLDKITNELSVIVRHLMQRFANPNDARVLLQAQQSSAEALEIKRHADPLVDFCGYLTVLGTPEGMMIGNANITPPNPRRYLYHAYLSFMAARGYQHVMNLTAFGQAVPQTLKEYEHTLLKRRTKQGIQTNLILSEECEADWLPKCGAV; from the coding sequence ATGAGCGCCCAGTTCGTTTCCCAGACCGTACGCACCGCCACCGGCCACTGGCCGGTGATACTCCCGGCCCTCGGCATTGCCTTGCAGCCAAACGGCAAGCCGCAGTCGTGTCCAACCTGCGGCGGCAAAGACCGCTTCCGTTTCGACAACCAGGATGGGCGCGGCACCTGGTTCTGCAATCAGTGCGGGGCCGGTGACGGCCTCAACCTGGTGGAAAAAGCCCTGTCGCTGTCAGCAAAGGCCGCCGCCGAACAGGTGGCTGCCGTGATGGGAGAAAACACCAACGGCCTGCCACCGGCCGCTGAGACCGCTCATTCACCACAAGACAAAGCCAAGGCCCAGCACAAGGCCGCGCGACAGGCACAGGCTCTGGTGGCCGCCGCTCAATGCAAAAGCGGCAACGCCTACCTGAGCGCCAAGGGCTGGCCGGAGGTGGACACCCTGACCCTGCACGGCCAGTCGCTGCGCGTCGGCGGTATCACCTTCCAGCCCGGCGAACTCTTGCTGCCGCTGTACAATGCCGGGGGAGAAGTGGTCAACGTGCAACTGATTAACGCCGCCGGTGACAAGCGCATGCTGGCAGGCGGGCAGGTGAAAGCCGCCTGCCACATTCTGAACGGCCCGGACAACGCGGTTATCTGGCTCACCGAAGGCTACGCCACCGGCCTTACCGTGCACCGCCTGACCGGCGAAACGGTGTGCGTGGCACTCAGCGCCAACAACCTGGCGGCGGTGGCGGAGCAGCTGCGCAGCCACTACCCGGATGCGCGGCTACTGCTGGCGGCCGATAATGACCGCAGCGGCACCGGGCAGACCCGCGCCGCCGAGGCGGCCACACTCACCGGCGGCGCCCCGGCGCTGCCGCCCACGGAGGGCGACTGGAACGACGTCTACTGTCAGCAGGGCGCTGAGTCCACGCGCGCGCAGCTCCAGGCGCTCAGCCAGCCGCCGCAGCCCAGCCCGTTCGACACGCTGAGCGATGCTGACCTGAAAGCCATGAGTGCCAGTGAGAAAGCCGAACTGCTGGCCGAGCATTACGGCAACACCCTGGCGGTGCCGCCGGTAGGGGAAGAGCTGTGCCGCTATACGCGCGGCGCCTGGCAGGTGCTGCCACACCGACAGCTGAGCCGGGAGATTGCCGCGTTGTTCCAGAAGGTACGAGCACCTTTCTCCGCCGCCGGTATCAACAGCATCCTGGACACCCTCAAGCTGATGGTGCCGCAGATGGGCGAGCCTGCCCGCCGGTTGATTGGTTTTCGTAACGGGGTGTTTGATATCGTCAGCGGCCAGTTCAGTGCTCACCGGCAAGAACACTGGCTGCGCACCGTCAACAGCGTAGACTACACGCCGCCGCGTGCCGGTGAGAATCTGGCTGACCATGCGCCGCACTTCTGGCAGTGGCTGACGCGGGCCGCCGGGGGCAACCACGACAAGCAAGAGCGCATCCTCGCGGCGCTCTTTATGGTGCTGGCCAACCGCTACGACTGGCAGTTGTTCCTTGAAGTGACCGGCCCGGGCGGCAGCGGCAAGAGCGTCATGGCGGCCATCGCCCGGCTGTTGGCCGGGGCCGACAACACCACCTCCGCCACCATCGACAACCTGGAGTCGGCGCGCGAGCGGGCCAGCGTGGTCGGTTACTCGCTGATTATTCTGCCCGACCAGGAGAAGTGGAGTGGTGACGGAGCAGGCATCAAGGCCATCACCGGCGGCGATGCGGTCGCCATCGACCCCAAATACCGCGACGCCTACGCGGCGCACATCCCGGCGGTAATTTTGGCAGTCAACAACAACCCGATGCAGTTCAGCGACCGCAGCGGCGGGGTATCCCGTCGGCGGGTGATTATTACCTTCCCGGACGCGATACCGCTGGCAGAACGTGACCCGCAGCTGTTGGACAAAATTACTAATGAGCTGTCAGTCATTGTGCGCCACCTGATGCAACGCTTCGCCAACCCGAATGACGCCCGCGTACTGCTTCAGGCGCAGCAGAGTTCGGCGGAAGCTCTGGAAATCAAACGGCATGCCGATCCGCTGGTCGATTTTTGTGGTTACCTGACGGTGCTGGGTACCCCGGAAGGGATGATGATCGGTAATGCCAACATCACCCCGCCGAACCCGCGCCGCTATCTGTACCACGCCTACCTGTCGTTTATGGCGGCACGGGGCTATCAGCACGTGATGAACCTGACGGCGTTCGGCCAGGCGGTGCCGCAGACGCTCAAAGAGTACGAACACACGCTGCTGAAACGCCGCACCAAGCAGGGAATACAAACCAACCTGATATTGAGTGAAGAGTGCGAAGCGGACTGGCTGCCGAAGTGCGGGGCGGTGTGA